The genomic DNA GCCGTTCTCGACTTCGGCGAGCTGGCGGACGGTGAATTGAATCATGCCTGCAATGCCGAGGATGTAGGACAGGACCAAACCGCCGATGGAAGGGGGCACGGAGAAGCGGGATGTGACGACCAAGATGCCCGTTGTAAAGACGAGAAGGTTGCCGATTTGATCGAGCCGGATTGACAACCACCGCTGGTTGGAATAGGTCAAGAAGTAGGCCGAGTCCATGTCGTCAATGGCTTGACGCAAGTCGACAATGAACCTCTCTTTGAGACCGTAGGCGCGGATGCTGGCCACCCCGGAAAGACCTTCGCCAAACTTGGCAAAGACGTTGGACCGAAGGATAGACTCCAAACGCTTGACTTCTCTCGCCGAGGCTCGGTAGTAAGATGTAGCAAACAGGAAGAGAATAAACAACGGAACAAGGGCGATGACAAAGTAGTAAAAGAAGGCGATGATGAGACAAAACACCGAAATGATGGAGCCTATGCTGAAGAAGTACATGCGCATGGCATCAGTCAAGTTGTTGTCCATGACATCAACGTCTCTGCTGAATCGGTTGGTGATGCGGCCCAGGGGAGTAGTATCGAAGAAGGACATGGGCGCGCGCAGGACCCTGGTGATGGCGTTCTGGAGCATGACCTTGCTGGCCGTCGTTCCAAAGATGGATAGGGACACCATGAAGGCGAACATGAGCAGAGCCTGGACGGCACCCAGACCGGCATAGACACCAATGTATTGCCCTGTTGAGAGACTCCACTTGTCTGCTGTCCACCACGAGAGCCACAGACTGGTGACAATGTTGGCGCCCTGAGAGATAATCAGGAGGAAGAGAACGATAtagaggttgaagatggtgcCGGAAGCCTTGATGTAAGACGTGTACACCGACCACGGCACGCTGGCCACCGCTCGCTCTTCGGCTTGCATGAGcgccttgcccttcttctttttcttctgtccACTGTCCCCGGGAACTGTTGCAGCAgcgccatcctccttcttctcttcaacGGCCGTGGTCTCCATCAACGTCCGGAAACCCTCCGAATTTTCCATGAGGTTTTTGAACGTGTCAACAGCCTGAATCTTGCCGGCCTCCATCCAGATGATTCTGTCGCAGCGGTTCAACACCCAGAGCTGATGTGTGGCCAAGATTCTGCACTTGTCCTTGAGAAGCCCACAGATGGCATTGTCGAAAATGTGTCTTCCAACATGAGCATCAACCGCGCTTAACGGATCGTCCATCAGAACGATGTCAGCGTTGAAGTAGATGGCGCGAGCAATGTTCAACCGTTGCTTTTGCCCGCCCGAGATTGTGATGCCTCTCTCGCCAATCTCAGTCAAGTCGTTGTTAGGCAGCATATCCAAATCCGGCTGCAGAGCACAAGCCTTGATGACATCAGAATACCACCCCTTGTCCATTTCTTTGCCGAACAGAATGTTCTCCTTGACCGTGGTATTTTGAATCCAAGCATACTGGGGGCAGAAAGCTCTGGACGCTCCCAAGACGACCTCACCGCTCGTCTTACGCATGTCGCCAGCCAACGCAGCAAGCAGAGATGTTTTGCCACTGCCAACAGTACCAATAACAGCGACGAGCTCATTCCGGCCAACCTCGAAGTTGAGATCTTGAAGTTTGAAGGGCTCCCGCTCTTCCACTAGAGTGCTCGCATCCTCGCTAGCATCTCCAGGCGTGGGCTTGGACTTGCTCTTGATGTTTGTCCCGACAGTCCCATCGCTATCCTGGGTAGGTGTCCTTTCCCATGTGAAAGAAGCATCATGCATCTCAACCGCATTCTTGATCTCCGGGTCAAActtggcctcctcttcccgcTCTTCGGCCAGCACAAACTCCTGAATACGAGAAATCGACGACCAAGCATCCGTCACCTGGCCAATAACCATGGGCAACAGATTTAGTGGCATTCTCAGACCGTTGAACAGAGCCAACGACGAGAAGATTTCAGCAGGCGCCaggttgtggttggtaaGCGAGTAGGTGATAAAGGCCAGCATGGAAGCAAAAATGGGCAGTGAAATGCTGATAGCCATGATGGCATTGCGAATCGAGAGAAGGACTTGAATGGCCGAGATCTCGCGGTTTCGAAAATCTCCCAGTCTCTGCAAAAACGAGCCCTCCCAGCCGAAGAACTTGACGAATCGAACCGACTGGAGGATTTCCTGCGTCAGACTGACTCTCTGGTCGGTAATTTTGTTGATGTCCTTTCTCCGCCTGAACAGACTCCTGATGGCCCTGGTGAGGATGGGCATACCAACAACCAGCAAGGCAAAACCAGCCAGGGCGCTGTaggtgatgttgacgagaAGCAACGCAAGCGTGATAAGACACGACAAGGGAGCAGTCCAGATCATGTGGAACAAGCCACAGGCCTGATCAACCCTGTACGTGTCGACGctcatgatgttgatgatccTGCCATTTCCCCAACCTTCCCCATTAGCCCCAGCATCCtgtcccccctttccacccctcttatccttccccccctgcttcttcgccgccaccgcagcaGGAATATCTGGcaacccaaccccgcccGCCTTCGCCCTCCCACTGACCACCATGCTCTTCTCATAGATCAGACTAATCAAGCTCGCCCTGGCCATCCCCCCGATAACCATGCCCCGGTAGATAAAATGGTTGATACAAAAACTCGACAACACCTGCATCCCCGttaccccaacaaccaaccctaTCCCCGCCGCCAAATTTGGCTCCGGAAAGTCCGGTACCCTATCCGCAAGCCAGGCGTCCTGCGCAAACTGGATGAGGTACCTCAGCGTGAACGGCGCCATGACCTGAAGGATAGTCGCCAACAGCTGGCACATGCCGCCCAGCCAAAACTCCCAGGCGAATGTCTCGTGCATAGCCCACAACAGAGGGTATTTATCCCCTCTTTTGACCCTTTTCTCAAACGACTCCTTCATCCGCTCCGTGAGCGGTTCGACAGACCGGTCAGGGTTGACTTTGTAGATGTCTGTCGGCTGAAGAGGGCGTTTATAACCCGTGGTCATGAGGGGGCCCATCCAGTGGAAGACGAGCTTGCTGAAGAAACCGGCCTTGTGCTCGGGAGAAACTACCCTCTCCTCCGGGATGGGCGGGATCTTGCCCCAGCGGAGGGGGTTAGGTTGCTTGTACCATGGCTTCTGAACTGGtaaaggggggttggtgaaaaCGGCCGAGTTCACGCTTGTGGCGTAGGATTTGATGCGGTTGAGCTCGTTTCGTTCCTTGTTGTTCTCGTGGTCGTCATCGCTGCCGTTGCCCGCACCGCCGGCGATGGTACCAACGGCTTCGATGctatcatcgtcatcatcaccacgtCTGAGTTGACGGTCGGCGGTTTGTTTTTCCTCCTTGATTTTTTCTGACGACTCCAAGCTTGACCGTGAGTAGACCCGAGCAAGAGGGTCTGGTGGTGGAATGGTGTGTTCTTCTTCGacttttggtggaggtggtgacctggagggtgaaggtggtgagccTGCCATGGTTATGGCTGCCGTTGGCGGGCTCAGAAACGGGACGACTCAATGGCCGTCAGTAGTGGGATGGACCCTGCAGAAGTCACCGGTGCGAGTCGAAAAAGGTGACCTGTTAAAACTATTATAGGATTGTGACGGCGGTGTCAAAGAAGCACGCCACTGCATTAGCAGGATGCTAGCGTTTCGACAGTTGGGGGGTTACTGTGGAAATCCAACAGTCGTCGCGACCGAAATAGGCAGCTTgagggtttgtttgtttggagAGGTCGAAAATATGACGATGACACTTGGAAGctcggggaagggggggggggttatcCACTCAATTATTGAACACGCCCAGGGCATTCATTCAAAAATAAATACGAGAGGGTGAGCAAAAAGTGTCCGGGCAGTAGAAATTGTAGGAGCAATAGGTAGAATAGAGAAATAGGTTGCCAAAACTGGCAAAAGGTTCGACCTCGTTGTTGTCGGAGAGTTACGAGTGCGAAGGGTAGGTAGTGTAGAAAATTGATTAGAAAGCAAAAACAGGGGCTTAAAGTTCCCTGCTCTTGGCCTTCCCCCAGCgtcttttccctcttttttttttagtttttttttttatgtcCGTTCCATGTCCCGATTCCCGATTCTTTACGATGGAGGACAACAGCCAAACCAGAGTTGGATCGAGCTAGCGAAGAGCGGCAAGTCGCATATGACATGATGACCTGCGAAGACAGTCGGCACGCGGCAAGTCCCAAGCACCGACTTCCCCATTTGCCATGCTTTGCCGCGCATTAGTCTCCTTTTACTATCCCCTATGATTTTGTAATCGGGGATATCGGTGGCTTTTTCCATCCCCCTTGTTCTTGTGTCCACCGCCTATTCTTTTCCGCCTTTTCCATCACGTCAGCAGACAAAGGAGAACACGCGTTATGACCGCCGGGCATTGGGAAAGCTCTTATCTGAATAAATTGGCCATGTCAGTTTTATGGAAGGGCTTCAGTTGCACAGCAGGCTATATAAGTCACTACACATGGGGCCGCCGGCATGCGGGCCTCGATAATGCAAGCGGCTTAGGTTGGAGTGATTGGACGAGTCGAGGACGAGCTGTTTCCGGGTGGGTAGCATCGGTACCGTGACGGCACCGGCAGTCGATGACTTATCCCCGGACATTGAGCACTATCCGATGGAAAATAGGACAGAGCTGCCAGCAATGTCTATAGTATACAGTTCCCTGTGTTACCTTTCCCTTTAGAGACCAAGACTGCGATGTTATGTCACTCATAAAGTACAATTTGTTCTAGAAGACTTGGCATTTTCTTGCCAGATTTAGTCCAAGACAACCCCAACGTCACACAACCAAAGACATGAAAGACTCAGATATGTCAAAAAGATAGAAAAGCCAACTGCcaatcctccctcaacctcttcttctctctcctctccaccctctcctgcgccctcctctttcttctcGAAGCCCCCCTATCCTCCATAAACCTCCCATACCTCCACTCCAACCACTTTCTCAAGAAGATCTCGAAATCTGTCTTGGtcagcctcccctcccacgtCAAGCCCTGCAATCTACACCCCGCCCCCGTCCCCCtaaactccctcaccaaccgtGTCGGCACCTTCCCAtacctcccccaccaagtATGAGCCGTCTCAACCTGCgtcccaaactccccaaaaacaaccttATCCCTGAACAGCTtcgacacccccttcctctgcCCCTTTAGCTTccactccttcttcttcatacTCCCATACTCTTTCCCATTCAACTTATCCCACTTCACAttcttcatcccctcccactctTTTTTCCactgctccctctccttcctaTCCTTACCCACTgttcccaaccccaacccctccctccacgccctcaccaccgcctcagTCTCTTTCTGTCCAAAAACCCCCATCTGCATCAACTCCTTAACAGCTTTATAAAACCCCTTGTTATCATTaaacacctcccccaaccccaacctcctcctattcttctccctctccagatCAGGAATCACATTCCCATTCTCGTCATACCTCACCGCAGGCAACTCACTCTCCCTAACCGCCTTTCgcatcccctcctccgcccacaccttcttcttcctcgccccatcatccccacccggcccaccaccaccaccaccaccaccgccatcaccaccaccatcaaaacTAGCATCCGATTCATCGCTCGtatccatctccatcacatCAGCAGGCGGGTCCAACCCGTCCGGCTCCGTCGCTGCCCGCCGCGCAGAATGAGCCACATACCCCGTCCAATACAGATCCGACTCCGCAGTGGGAGTAGCCCCCGTTGCTctccccccagcagcagcagcagcagcagcagcagcagcagcaacaacaacaccaccggttCGGGTGAATGCATTAACCCCCCCtccgacaccaacaccaggaagagcagcagcagcaacatcacccccagGACCAAGGTTAGACCCAGCAACACTAACCAcattcttcttcctcgccccccCAAGAGTAACAGGCGTCACCAGCCCCCCCGCGCCACCACGACCAGGTGTGCTTTGCCTTGGTGTGTTTCCCCCAGGTGTTCTCCCAGGCGGGGTTTTGGGCGGTTCGGGAGTCTTCCtccccggtggtggtggtggttgcggtggtggtgtcttgggACCGGTAACACTCCCAACAACACTAGGCGTGGgcgtcttcctcccccccgaaGCAGCACTAGGCgtcttccccctcccgccgccacTGTTGTCAGGACTAACGTCTGTGTTCGGGCTCGAAACAACAACCGGCTGGGCAGGGCTCtgatcaacctcctcttctgatCCCGagtgggaaggagaagacgaAAGAGATTCGTATACCGCCTCCGACTCCTCATCGCTGACTGCTGCATCGTCAATCTCACTGTCATCAACGACAAActcggggggtgggaagCCGACCTGTAGCGGtttgccgctgctgctgctgctgaccagCCGTACCAGTGTTTTGAGCAGCgctcgccgccgcagcagcggcagcttgAGCCCTCGTCTGAGCCCTGGTTACCCTTCTGGCCGGCTTCGCCATCACcgagtcgtcgtcgtcgctgctAATAAAATCCCTGTACCCATACCCGACATTGCCCGCCTCCCGCTCCAGTTCCTCGTCGTATCCCCCCTCGACATAATACTCTCCGTTGCAGTACTCATCATCCTGTTGGTCacatggttgttggttctgcTGTTGCAGAGCCTGGCGCATCCATTGGAGAAAAGACATGGTAACaagtagtagtagtagtagcaAGGTGATTGATAGACCAGGACAGACAGAAGCCTCGAGCAGTTTAACTGAGAGAAAAAGTAGGCAGATAGTAAGCAAGTAGCAATGTCATTGGCTTTCTAATAATTCTTTTCGAGGTATTATACCCTGAACGCAGACGGCCAGACAAAAAGCCATTGATGGTCCGAGCGGCCATGCTCCAAAACTGCTTATTTCACATCACCCCTTTGTTCAACAACCAAAGCTCCAGCTCACAAGTGCGCTGATCTTAAAGTGCCCAAAGCTTAACGCCGGAATGGACAATGACAACAAGAGCACCATGTTGACCTTCTGCTCTTTCAATCCAATCCTCAAAacggaaaaagaaaaaaagaaaaaaagacaaagaagAGAATAAACAAACGTATGTGGACCTTGGATTTGCGTCCACTGTTGACTTTTGAAGCTGAGAGAAAAATGCAAAATGCCCCTACCAGTAAACCacttggttgttgttgacccccatcccatccccgCCGAAAACAGACAGCCTTCCCTCTTCAATGTCCGGAACCAAAGGTAAGGCATGGAGGATTAACCAGCCAACTTCAGCCACAGTCCCCTCCACTCGTCCATAGTGTAGTCGTGCCCTTCCATTGTCTTTTCTCCCATGCTACCATGTCTCAGACACAGAAACAATGCATGCATGTCTCGCCAACTACCGCCATCAACCCTCGTCGGCGTCACCGCTGACCAGTTGGTCGAATGCTTCCTCCATGCTCGCCAAAGTGTACCGGGTACTGGAATGCAA from Podospora pseudoanserina strain CBS 124.78 chromosome 2, whole genome shotgun sequence includes the following:
- the YOR1 gene encoding ATP-binding cassette transporter yor1 (EggNog:ENOG503NVEH; COG:Q) yields the protein MAGSPPSPSRSPPPPKVEEEHTIPPPDPLARVYSRSSLESSEKIKEEKQTADRQLRRGDDDDDSIEAVGTIAGGAGNGSDDDHENNKERNELNRIKSYATSVNSAVFTNPPLPVQKPWYKQPNPLRWGKIPPIPEERVVSPEHKAGFFSKLVFHWMGPLMTTGYKRPLQPTDIYKVNPDRSVEPLTERMKESFEKRVKRGDKYPLLWAMHETFAWEFWLGGMCQLLATILQVMAPFTLRYLIQFAQDAWLADRVPDFPEPNLAAGIGLVVGVTGMQVLSSFCINHFIYRGMVIGGMARASLISLIYEKSMVVSGRAKAGGVGLPDIPAAVAAKKQGGKDKRGGKGGQDAGANGEGWGNGRIINIMSVDTYRVDQACGLFHMIWTAPLSCLITLALLLVNITYSALAGFALLVVGMPILTRAIRSLFRRRKDINKITDQRVSLTQEILQSVRFVKFFGWEGSFLQRLGDFRNREISAIQVLLSIRNAIMAISISLPIFASMLAFITYSLTNHNLAPAEIFSSLALFNGLRMPLNLLPMVIGQVTDAWSSISRIQEFVLAEEREEEAKFDPEIKNAVEMHDASFTWERTPTQDSDGTVGTNIKSKSKPTPGDASEDASTLVEEREPFKLQDLNFEVGRNELVAVIGTVGSGKTSLLAALAGDMRKTSGEVVLGASRAFCPQYAWIQNTTVKENILFGKEMDKGWYSDVIKACALQPDLDMLPNNDLTEIGERGITISGGQKQRLNIARAIYFNADIVLMDDPLSAVDAHVGRHIFDNAICGLLKDKCRILATHQLWVLNRCDRIIWMEAGKIQAVDTFKNLMENSEGFRTLMETTAVEEKKEDGAAATVPGDSGQKKKKKGKALMQAEERAVASVPWSVYTSYIKASGTIFNLYIVLFLLIISQGANIVTSLWLSWWTADKWSLSTGQYIGVYAGLGAVQALLMFAFMVSLSIFGTTASKVMLQNAITRVLRAPMSFFDTTPLGRITNRFSRDVDVMDNNLTDAMRMYFFSIGSIISVFCLIIAFFYYFVIALVPLFILFLFATSYYRASAREVKRLESILRSNVFAKFGEGLSGVASIRAYGLKERFIVDLRQAIDDMDSAYFLTYSNQRWLSIRLDQIGNLLVFTTGILVVTSRFSVPPSIGGLVLSYILGIAGMIQFTVRQLAEVENGMNAVERLLYYGTELDEEAPLKTIELPKEWPQNGEIVFDDVHMRYREGLPLVLQGLSMHIKGGERIGIVGRTGAGKSSIMSTLFRLVEISSGKITIDGVDISTVGLHDLRSRLAIIPQDPTLFRGTVRSNLDPFGEHSDLELWGALRQADLVSDTPSPSPSSPEASANRGENNSSSSKIHLDSTVEEDGLNFSLGQRQLMALARALVRGSQIIVCDEATSSVDMETDDKIQATMAKGFKGKTLLCIAHRLRTIIGYDRIVVMDKGRIAEIGTPRGLWEVEGGIFRGMCERSGIRGEDILGSGQQ